Proteins from one Impatiens glandulifera chromosome 2, dImpGla2.1, whole genome shotgun sequence genomic window:
- the LOC124927718 gene encoding uncharacterized protein LOC124927718 has product MAPNRETLMGSYKTIQKPEKLSLESIRKTKSDISSELQPVLEVEEAKCECCTMSEECSSEYINGVRAKFAGRFVCGLCAEAVGEEAEKNGGKREEAVEEHVRACTRFNRIERAYPVLYQAEAMREILKRSNSLRAKSISPRDKGVRRKGGIERSSSCIPAILNEKEMNA; this is encoded by the coding sequence ATGGCTCCAAATAGAGAAACCCTAATGGGATCCTACAAAACAATCCAAAAGCCCGAAAAGCTCTCATTAGAAAGTATCCGAAAGACAAAATCCGACATCTCCTCGGAGCTTCAGCCCGTGTTAGAAGTAGAAGAGGCCAAATGTGAGTGTTGTACCATGTCCGAGGAATGTAGTTCCGAGTACATAAATGGTGTTCGTGCTAAGTTCGCCGGACGTTTTGTCTGTGGTCTTTGCGCCGAGGCAGTGGGGGAGGAGGCAGAGAAGAACGGAGGGAAAAGAGAGGAAGCGGTTGAAGAGCATGTAAGGGCGTGTACTAGGTTTAATCGGATCGAGAGGGCGTATCCGGTGTTGTACCAAGCCGAAGCAATGAGGGAGATCTTGAAGAGAAGTAATAGCTTGAGGGCTAAATCAATTAGCCCTAGGGATAAAGGTGTTCGCCGGAAGGGTGGGATTGAGAGGAGCTCGAGTTGTATTCCAGCGATCCTAAATGAAAAGGAGATGAATGCATGA